gggagtatatttctattaaattgtttaatatgaattactcttcatgaatacttgtcttagtgtttttgcattttctgttgtagatcaatggcaccacCTCAATTGTCCAGTTTTGCTTTGAGATCTGTTcttgagaaagataaactaaatggaactaacttcaccaactggtatcgAAACCTGAGAATCGTTCTCAGGCATgataagaaagaacatgtcatAGAGAACCCACTTCCAGAGGAGCCGGCTGATAATGCCACTGCTGCTGTTAGAAACGCCTATCAACGTTCATGTGATGAGTCGATTGAGATCAGCTGTCTGATGCTTGCCTATATGGAGCCCgaactgcagcagcagtttgagaatgttgaggctTTCGATATGATCGAGACTCTCAAAGGCATGTTTCAGACTCAGGCTAGGACCGAAAGATTTAATGTCTGGAGGTCCTTCCTGGAGACTAAGCTGAAAGAAGGCGAACCCTTGAGCCCACATGTAATCAAGTTGGTTGGTTACACGCAAAGCTTGGAGAAGCTGGGTTTTCCGCTGAGCCAAGAGTTGGCCACGGATACAATTCTGGCATCTCTTCCGCCAAGCTATGCGCAGTTCGTTCAGAACTACCATATGCATggtatggaaaagaaagtcactgaattgcatgggatgcttaaaacagcagaggaggatatcaagaaaaataccaagcaagtgttgctggtacagggaaagccaaagttcaagaagaattcttgggctaagaagaaggcaaagaagggaaaggctaaggatgtgatcccgacccctgcccctgctgcgcctaAGGCTGGACCGGACTCAGAGACCGTATGCTTTTTCTGCAAAGGCACCGGTcattggaagaggaactgcagcaagtaccAGGCCCACGTGGCAAAGAAGGGTGGAAGTGTGACTTCTACTTCAGGTACGGTTGTTGTATgtgttatagacatttatcttgctgatgcacctaacagcTCTTGGGTATTGGATACCGGATCGGTTGTTCACATTTGCAACTCGATGCAGGGGTTGGCAAGGACTAGGAGCGTCGCAAGTGGAGAGGTTGACATAAGGGTTGGCAATAAAGCAAGAGTTGCAGCGTTGGCCGCCGGGactatgcaacttcatttaccttctggatttgttatggaattagataattgttattatgttcctgctttaagtcgaaacattatatctgtctcaaagttgttgagtcatggttatgaattcaatattaagggcaatggttgttctttttatttgaaggatatgttttACGGCTTTGCATCTGTTGCGAACGGGTTATTCATCCTTAATCTTGAAGGAGAATCTGTCTATAACATTAATGTCAAGAGGCGCAAGCCCAACGATCTGAATCAAACCTATTTTTGGCATTGTCGTTTGGGTCACATAAGTgacaaacgcatgaagaagctccatggagatggacttttaacttcgtttgattatgaatcattcgagacatgcgagtctTGTCTACTAGGCAAGATGACCAAGTCGCCTTTTGCAAAGAGTTGCGAGAGGGCGACCGACTTGTTGGaactcatacatactgatgtgtgtggaccaatgagcacgacagctAGAGGAGGTTATCAATACTTCATAACattcactgatgatttgagtagatatggatatgtctacttaatgaaacataagtcggaaacctttgaaaagttcaaggagttccagaatgaagtagagaaccaacgtggcaagaaaataaagcttCTACGATCTGATCGTGGAGGCGAGTACTTGAGTCACGAGTTCGACGATCATCTGAAGAGTTGTGGAATTGTTCCACAGCTCACACCGCCGGGTACACCACAAAGAAATGGTGTGTCGGAAAGGCGGAACCGGACCTTGGTGGACATGGTTCGGTCGATGATGAGTCAGTCAGATCTTcccttgtcattttggggttatgctctAGAAACCgcagcgttcacactaaacagagtaccatccAAGTCCGTAGATAAGACACCATATGAGATATGGACTGGAAAGCGTCCcagtttgtcttttctaaagATTTGGGGCTGTGATGCATTTGTCAAACGACTTCAGTCGGACAAGCTCACTCCCAAATCAGACAAGTGCATATTCGTGGgatatccaagggaaaccttaggatattacttctacaaccgggcagagggcaaagtgtttgtcgctcgaaacggtgtcttccttgagaaagagtttctcagtcgagaggcaagtgggaggtcagtgcaactcgaagaagtTCGAGATGAGCCAGTAGGGGATAACTTGACAGGTGATGTCCGTGTGACTGAGCCAGTCGTCGTACCCACGGCCAATACAGCACCGTATCCACGAAGGTCGGAAAGACTACGTAATATACGCAATGTGTTGTTGCTAGACAATGACGAGCCGACTAATTATGCAGAAGCGATGGTGGGTCCTGAGTCCGAGTTATGGCTTGAGGCCATGAGATCCGaattaaagtccatggat
The Brachypodium distachyon strain Bd21 chromosome 2, Brachypodium_distachyon_v3.0, whole genome shotgun sequence genome window above contains:
- the LOC112270738 gene encoding uncharacterized protein LOC112270738; translation: MAPPQLSSFALRSVLEKDKLNGTNFTNWYRNLRIVLRHDKKEHVIENPLPEEPADNATAAVRNAYQRSCDESIEISCLMLAYMEPELQQQFENVEAFDMIETLKGMFQTQARTERFNVWRSFLETKLKEGEPLSPHVIKLVGYTQSLEKLGFPLSQELATDTILASLPPSYAQFVQNYHMHGMEKKVTELHGMLKTAEEDIKKNTKQVLLVQGKPKFKKNSWAKKKAKKGKAKDVIPTPAPAAPKAGPDSETVCFFCKGTGHWKRNCSKYQAHVAKKGGSVTSTSGVGKD